AgtttgaacaaagaaaaaaagaaaagaaagtaaaaaccagaaaaaggagaaaaacctAAGACAAGATCCAAATTTTAAAGCTCCGAACCTTGTAGATTTCTTCAATTGGAGGAACCCAGCTGCCATCAACCCACTCGCGATGGAGACGCAGGTTAGCTGCAGGAAAAACGAGCTCATCTTTGCTATTTCTGAAGTAAACagaaaacctatctttatcatgaACTTTGGTAATGACTCCTTCCCACCAACCATCATCGTGAAATGCGTCAACTTCATCACTCATCTTGAAGGTCCGATGGAATTCAAGAGGAGGTGGAGGCCTGACATTGACCACAGTGACCTTTTCTTTCAGCCGCTCTGAGCTTCCCTCTTCGTTCAGTAAACTTTGGAACTCAAGATGTACCTTCTTGTCCCTTCTCGGAGGTCGGAGAACAGTTGCCGTGAACCAGGCACCCCTGATGCCTGGCTCATCGAAGCAAGCTTCGacctttcttcccttcttgaaAAGCCCTTTCTCCATTTTGCTCTGCAACTCACAAGACTTCCTCTTCCTACTTCCGCCCAGAGAAGGAGCCATCGGTTGTTACTTGTTACGGATTCCGGGGAAGAAGGTATTTTAGTAATTTTGATAAGAGTTAAAAGGAGGTGACTTATAAGCTCCCCACAGACCCCACGTGGGGACAGGTGCGGACAGGTGGCTTGATACTTAACAGAGAGAGAATCTCAATCCtttagggggcgtttggttagatttatccatcggaccagatCCCAAGGAATCAGTTTCCCATTAAATTTAAAccgtttggttcatttttgtgaaaagTCGATTCGGAGTCATGgtggccagtagaatcagggtaaccaactAAAATCCATGATTCATCCggattaacctcaataggttaatccGGAATCGAGTCACAGTTTATTGGGTTCGTATAAAAGCCATGGATTCAACTGGAGTTCATTTTCACGGTTCCTGCGATTCTGACGGTGAAGTCCGACCGAGGTTCAGCGACGGGTGAAGCAACAGGTAAATCTGCGATTCTGCGATTCttcgattcttcttcttcttcttcttcttcttcttcctcttcttcttcctcttcctcttcctcttcctcttcgtcttcctcttcgttttcttcttcttcttcttcttcttcttatttttcttctttcttccttctctttttcttcttcattttttgtgtttagggtttctcacatTTACCCTCTGTCCATGACAGCTCGCATCTGAGAAGAACACCTAAaaccgagttgattgaaggtgagattcccctcttctttgtatttttctttgtattcttgggctacatttgtgttttattaggattattgaagttcagtttctatttttcaggttgtaaacttcatatctagggtttaccctatttccaaatcagacaatcgactccaaggtttgaagaactagaatcgaagcttgatttaaggttagatttcgatgcttatgtgatttttttcttcttcgtatGCGTGTTCTTACTGTAATGGAAattcggtttcagttttttcttcttcttcttcttcttcttcttcttcttctatggtgaAATAGTATATGATGATTCATATGTTCTTGTTCTTCATTTCTGTCTCTGGAGAAGCATATTTGAAGGATCAGATATTTCTTTAAAAAGGGGGTTCAATGGAACCATCGATTCAGAGTCTCATAAAGGAGAGGAAATACCCCTTTGTGTAATGGTTTTCCATACTGTGCCAGTGGATGCNNNNNNNNNNNNNNNNNNNNNNNNNNNNNNNNNNNNNNNNNNNNNNNNNNNNNNNNNNNNNNNNNNNNNNNNNNNNNNNNNNNNNNNNNNNNNNNNNNNNNNNNNNNNNNNNNNNNNNNNNNNNNNNNNNNNNNNNNNNNNNNNNNNNNNNNNNNNNNNNNNNNNNNNNNNNNNNNNNNNNNNNNNNNNNNNNNNNNNNNNNNNNNNNNNNNNNNNNNNNNNNNNNNNNNNNNNNNNNNNNNNNNNNNNNNNNNNNNNNNNNNNNNNNNNNNNNNNNNNNNNNNNNNNNNNNNNNNNNNNNNNNNNNNNNNNNNNNNNNNNNNNNNNNNNNNNNNNNNNNNNNNNNNNNNNNNNNNNNNNNNNNNNNNNNNNNNNNNNNNNNNNNNNNNNNNNNNNNNNNNNNNNNNNNNNNNNNNNNNNNNNNNNNNNNNNNNNNNNNNNNNNNNNNNNNNNNNNNNNNNNNNNNNNNNNNNNNNNNNNNNNNNNNNNNNNNNNNNNNNNNNNNNNNNNNNNNNNNNNNNNNNNNNNNNNNNNNNNNNNNNNNNNNNNNNNNNNNNNNNNNNNNNNNNNNNNNNNNNNNNNNNNNNNNNNNNNNNNNNNNNNNNNNNNNNNNNNNNNNNNNNNNNNNNNNNNNNNNNNNNNNNNNNNNNNNNNNNNNNNNNNNNNNNNNNNNNNNNNNNNNNNNNNNNNNNNNNNNNNNNNNNNNNNNNNNNNNNNNNNNNNNNNNNNNNNNNNNNNNNNNNNNNNNNNNNNNNNNNNNNNNNNNNNNNNNNNNNNNNNNNNNNNNNNNNNNNNNNNNNNNNNNNNNNNNNNNNNNNNNNNNNNNNNNNNNNNNNNNNNNNNNNNNNNNNNNNNNNNNNNNNNNNNNNNNNNNNNNNNNNNNNNNNNNNNNNNNNNNNNNNNNNNNNNNNNNNNNNNNNNNNNNNNNNNNNNNNNNNNNNNNNNNNNNNNNNNNNNNNNNNNNNNNNNNNNNNNNNNNNNNNNNNNNNNNNNNNNNNNNNNNNNNNNNNNNNNNNNNNNNNNNNNNNNNNNNNNNNNNNNNNNNNNNNNNNNNNNNNNNNNNNNNNNNNNNNNNNNNNNNNNNNNNNNNNNNNNNNNNNNNNNNNNNNNNNNNNNNNNNNNNNNNNNNNNNNNNNNNNNNNNNNNNNNNNNNNNNNNNNNNNNNNNNNNNNNNNNNNNNNNNNNNNNNNNNNNNNNNNNNNNNNNNNNNNNNNNNNNNNNNNNNNNNNNNNNNNNNNNNNNNNNNNNNNNNNNNNNNNNNNNNNNNNNNNNNNNNNNNNNNNNNNNNNNNNNNNNNNNNNNNNNNNNNNNNNNNNNNNNNNNNNNNNNNNNNNNNNNNNNNNNNNNNNNNNNNNNNNNNNNNNNNNNNNNNNNNNNNNNNNNNNNNNNNNNNNNNNNNNNNNNNNNNNNNNNNNNNNNNNNNNNNNNNNNNNNNNNNNNNNNNNNNNNNNNNNNNNNNNNNNNNNNNNNNNNNNNNNNNNNNNNNNNNNNNNNNNNNNNNNNNNNNNNNNNNNNNNNNNNNNNNNNNNNNNNNNNNNNNNNNNNNNNNNNNNNNNNNNNNNNNNNNNNNNNNNNNNNNNNNNNNNNNNNNNNNNNNNNNNNNNNNNNNNNNNNNNNNNNNNNNNNNNNNNNNNNNNNNNNNNNNNNNNNNNNNNNNNNNNNNNNNNNNNNNNNNNNNNNNNNNNNNNNNNNNNNNNNNNNNNNNNNNNNNNNNNNNNNNNNNNNNNNNNNNNNNNNNNNNNNNNNNNNNNNNNNNNNNNNNNNNNNNNNNNNNNNNNNNNNNNNNNNNNNNNNNNNNNNNNNNNNNNNNNNNNNNNNNNNNNNNNNNNNNNNNNNNNNNNNNNNNNNNNNNNNNNNNNNNNNNNNNNNNNNNNNNNNNNNNNNNNNNNNNNNNNNNNNNNNNNNNNNNNNNNNNNNNNNNNNNNNNNNNNNNNNNNNNNNNNNNNNNNNNNNNNNNNNNNNNNNNNNNNNNNNNNNNNNNNNNNNNNNNNNNNNNNNNNNNNNNNNNNNNNNNNNNNNNNNNNNNNNNNNNNNNNNNNNNNNNNNNNNNNNNNNNNNNNNNNNNNNNNNNNNNNNNNNNNNNNNNNNNNNNNNNNNNNNNNNNNNNNNNNNNNNNNNNNNNNNNNNNNNNNNNNNNNNNNNNNNNNNNNNNNNNNNNNNNNNNNNNNNNNNNNNNNNNNNNNNNNNNNNNNNNNNNNNNNNNNNNNNNNNNNNNNNNNNNNNNNNNNNNNNNNNNNNNNNNNNNNNNNNNNNNNNNNNNNNNNNNNNNNNNNNNNNNNNNNNNNNNNNNNNNNNNNNNNNNNNNNNNNNNNNNNNNNNNNNNNNNNNNNNNNNNNNNNNNNNNNNNNNNNNNNNNNNNNNNNNNNNNNNNNNNNNNNNNNNNNNNNNNNNNNNNNNNNNNNNNNNNNNNNNNNNNNNNNNNNNNNNNNNNNNNNNNNNNNNNNNNNNNNNNNNNNNNNNNNNNNNNNNNNNNNNNNNNNNNNNNNNNNNNNNNNNNNNNNNNNNNNNNNNNNNNNNNNNNNNNNNNNNNNNNNNNNNNNNNNNNNNNNNNNNNNNNNNNNNNNNNNNNNNNNNNNNNNNNNNNNNNNNNNNNNNNNNNNNNNNNNNNNNNNNNNNNNNNNNNNNNNNNNNNNNNNNNNNNNNNNNNNNNNNNNNNNNNNNNNNNNNNNNNNNNNNNNNNNNNNNNNNNNNNNNNNNNNNNNNNNNNNNNNNNNNNNNNNNNNNNNNNNNNNNNNNNNNNNNNNNNNNNNNNNNNNNNNNNNNNNNNNNNNNNNNNNNNNNNNNNNNNNNNNNNNNNNNNNNNNNNNNNNNNNNNNNNNN
This Macadamia integrifolia cultivar HAES 741 chromosome 10, SCU_Mint_v3, whole genome shotgun sequence DNA region includes the following protein-coding sequences:
- the LOC122090697 gene encoding protein AGENET DOMAIN (AGD)-CONTAINING P1-like isoform X2, producing the protein MAPSLGGSRKRKSCELQSKMEKGLFKKGRKVEACFDEPGIRGAWFTATVLRPPRRDKKVHLEFQSLLNEEGSSERLKEKVTVVNVRPPPPLEFHRTFKMSDEVDAFHDDGWWEGVITKVHDKDRFSVYFRNSKDELVFPAANLRLHREWVDGSWVPPIEEIYKSNVWRSEGNNMVKPEGPSKKYSSKSKIKFEKGTQVEISSDEEGYVGAWFVATYVKKVGNKYLVEHKHFTTDDGTELLKEEVDAQHIRPLPPEILIVDRFKRLEAVDAWFNDTWWVGMISKVLDNSKYIVYFKNTREEMVFQHSSLRLHQDCIDDQWIRASRA